The Ktedonobacterales bacterium genome has a window encoding:
- a CDS encoding L,D-transpeptidase family protein: MKRILRRWVVTGLAALCLALFATITPVAAASPQTSIQPMTATPFKGTVTNYANVRNGPTLHNRILSVDRPGTAVTVYAQVRGDSVWAGNIWDRITPTTASPRYIYSALVQGPSTGGGGGNPPTTTSKGKLILVSISKEWLWAYQDGKLVLNTPVTTARPGLSTPVGTWHIFSHLHPTTFYSPWPPGNPYWYPPTHIDYAMGFHSGGYYLHNASWRGKYGPGTTGWHYDPIGGWMWGTHGCINAPLKAIIWLYYWAPNGTTLKVVR; encoded by the coding sequence ATGAAGCGCATCCTCAGACGGTGGGTGGTTACAGGATTAGCCGCGCTCTGCCTGGCGTTGTTCGCAACAATCACGCCAGTGGCTGCGGCCAGCCCTCAAACCTCGATCCAGCCGATGACCGCTACTCCCTTCAAGGGAACCGTCACCAACTATGCGAATGTACGCAACGGCCCGACCCTCCATAATCGGATTCTTAGCGTTGATCGTCCCGGTACTGCGGTCACTGTGTATGCCCAGGTGAGGGGCGATTCCGTCTGGGCAGGGAATATCTGGGATCGTATCACTCCCACTACTGCCAGCCCTCGCTATATCTACTCGGCGCTTGTGCAAGGCCCCAGCACTGGAGGCGGCGGTGGGAATCCACCCACGACAACCAGCAAGGGCAAGTTAATCCTGGTTTCCATCTCTAAGGAGTGGCTGTGGGCCTATCAGGATGGCAAGCTCGTCTTAAACACGCCCGTGACGACGGCCCGTCCTGGCCTGAGCACGCCGGTAGGAACCTGGCATATCTTCAGCCACCTGCACCCGACCACCTTTTATTCTCCCTGGCCGCCCGGAAACCCCTACTGGTATCCGCCGACCCACATAGACTACGCGATGGGCTTCCATTCTGGCGGCTACTACCTGCATAACGCCTCCTGGCGCGGCAAGTATGGCCCCGGCACCACCGGCTGGCATTACGACCCGATTGGCGGCTGGATGTGGGGTACGCACGGCTGCATCAATGCGCCGCTCAAGGCGATCATCTGGCTCTATTACTGGGCGCCCAATGGCACAACATTGAAAGTAGTGAGATAG